In Lycium ferocissimum isolate CSIRO_LF1 chromosome 11, AGI_CSIRO_Lferr_CH_V1, whole genome shotgun sequence, a single genomic region encodes these proteins:
- the LOC132038578 gene encoding uncharacterized protein LOC132038578, translating to MAPYEALYGRRCRSPIRWFEPTKVELLGPDSVHKVIEKVNLIMQRLKTAQSRQKSYKDMRRRELKFAVGDKVFLKVSPMKGVMHFGRKGKLSPRYIGPCEIIRRVEKVAYELRIPAKMSMVYPVVHILMLRLYKPDPSHVLNYEEFEIDESLSYEEKPVQILDRQVRRLRTKDVALVKVLWQNHNTEEATRETEGDMKKRYPHLFPISGMS from the coding sequence atggctccttatgaggctctttatgggaggcgttGCAGATCTCCAATTAGGTGGTTTGAACCCACCAAAGTAGAATTATTGGGTCCTGATTCAGTTCATAAGGTGATTGAAAAGGTAAATCTTATTATGCAACGACTGAAGACcgctcagagtagacaaaagtcttataaggACATGAGGCGTAGGGAATTGAAATTTGCTGTTGGTGACAAGgttttcctgaaagtgtcacctatgaagggggtAATGCATTTTGGcagaaagggcaagcttagtcctcgctaTATTGGTCCTTGTGAGATCATTAGAAGAGTTGAgaaggtagcttatgagttgagaATACCGGCTAAGATGTCCATGGTTTATCCTGTGGTTCACATTTTGATGTTAAGATTGTATAAACCTGATCCTTCCCATGTGTTGAACTATGAAGAATTTGAGATTGATGAATCTttgtcttatgaagaaaaaCCAGTTCAGATTTTGGATCgccaagttagaaggttgagaacaAAGGATGTTGCGTTGGTTAAAGTGTTATGGCAAAATCATAATACTGAGGAAGCTACTCGGGAAACGGAAGGggacatgaagaagagatatcctcacttgttccctattTCAGGTATGAGTTAA